Proteins from a genomic interval of Medicago truncatula cultivar Jemalong A17 chromosome 3, MtrunA17r5.0-ANR, whole genome shotgun sequence:
- the LOC120579542 gene encoding uncharacterized protein — protein MPIDPIHVPYAELLPGLLKKNLVQTRAPPPVPEKLPSWYRLDQTCDFHQGGRGHNIETCYAFKSTVQRLINDGKITFTDSAPNVQTNPLPNHGAPAVNMVEDCQRTHLILDVQHIQTPLVSLHAKLCKVNLFEHDHDICEVCQLKSGGCQKVRGDIQGLLDRGELVVERRCDDVCVITPEQPFEIFYDSRKSTATPLVICLPGPIPYVSEKAIPYKYNATMIEGGHEVPIPPLPYVSNVAGDSRILRYGRVVPIVFPKKVSAPMIEEAPAKDPSAIKEVSQSNGADASSEFDEILKLIKKSEYRVVDQLMQTPSKISIMSLLLNSKAHREALMKVLEQAFVDYNVTVGQFGGIVGNITACNNLSFSDEELPAEGKNHNLALHISVN, from the coding sequence ATGCCGATTGACCCAATCCATGTCCCCTATGCAGAGCTGCTTCCAGGGTTACTTAAGAAAAATTTGGTCCAAACTAGAGCACCTCCTCCGGTACCAGAAAAACTGCCGTCCTGGTATAGACTTGACCAGACTTGCGATTTCCATCAAGGGGGTCGTGGTCATAATATTGAAACCTGTTATGCCTTTAAAAGCACGGTACAGAGGCTAATCAATGACGGAAAGATAACTTTTACGGACTCAGCGCCGAATGTTCAAACAAATCCATTACCAAACCATGGTGCTCCAGCCGTCAACATGGTCGAAGATTGCCAAAGGACTCACCTCATTCTTGACGTCCAACACATCCAAACACCCCTAGTCTCATTACATGCCAAGTTATGCAAAGTGAACCTTTTTGAGCATGATCATGATATCTGCGAAGTGTGCCAGCTAAAATCCGGGGGATGTCAGAAAGTAAGAGGTGACATTCAAGGACTTTTGGACCGAGGAGAACTCGTTGTCGAAAGAAGGTGTGATGATGTATGTGTTATAACTCCTGAACAGCCTTTTGAGATATTCTATGACAGTCGGAAGTCAACAGCTACTCCTTTAGTGATCTGCTTGCCTGGTCCAATACCGTATGTATCGGAGAAGGCTATTCCTTACAAATATAATGCCACTATGATAGAAGGTGGTCATGAAGTTCCAATACCGCCTTTGCCTTATGTGAGTAACGTTGCTGGGGACAGTAGAATACTGAGATATGGGCGTGTTGTTCCTATAGTGTTCCCGAAGAAAGTTAGTGCTCCAATGATTGAGGAAGCTCCGGCTAAGGATCCCAGTGCTATCAAAGAGGTAAGCCAGTCCAATGGGGCCGATGCAAGTTCAGAGTTCGATGAAATTCTCAAGTTGATAAAGAAGAGTGAATATAGGGTTGTTGACCAACTGATGCAGACTCCGTCAAAAATATCCATAATGTCTTTGTTACTGAATTCTAAGGCTCACAGGGAAGCACTGATGAAGGTCCTGGAACAAGCTTTTGTGGACTATAACGTAACCGTGGGCCAATTTGGTGGGATAGTCGGGAATATCACTGCCTGTAACAATTTgagtttcagtgatgaagagcTCCCAGCAGAAGGAAAGAACCATAACTTGGCATTACATATATCGGTGAATTGA